Proteins encoded in a region of the Halothiobacillus diazotrophicus genome:
- the flhF gene encoding flagellar biosynthesis protein FlhF — MKIKRIIASDMREAMSQVRQLFGDEAVILSNRACPEGVELVAAIDFDEQAVRLTAGRQSPHRVAGLSDSKHQEPGRTPADAPASVPKTALDETGGAGHSPFQTTAEMLAAREQAAREHLTHEQRAAASIPANASTMSGVAENTENRSHQISGLAQEVPGLAQGHRSAFAEALAELNAEPVQQRRPIKPEAKPRVAVPRASTTQSWMDRSIDGDALGELHQEIGQLRELFERQLSVMEWHRYSAAHPLELETRERLHSLGLPQKLARAFAESAVRSEPDRPLTAALRAIGEQISIPNSDLVQSGGIYAFVGPTGVGKTTTLAKLAAQAVLAHGRDSIALITTDRFRIGAQEQLRNYARILNIPLHVARDEQHLAELLPAVADRHLVLIDTAGMSPRDFQMMDLLKKMPAIDRRLKLLLVLSAQAQYSAMQDAITRFKAVPLAGMILTKLDETLSLGSALAALVQSGLPLCCTGTGQRVPEDLWYPTGADLITQAIELGQNEAEDEEPEFAPVRQMRA, encoded by the coding sequence ATGAAGATCAAGCGAATTATTGCGAGCGATATGCGGGAAGCGATGAGCCAGGTTCGCCAATTATTTGGCGACGAGGCGGTGATTCTCTCCAACCGGGCCTGTCCCGAGGGCGTCGAATTGGTGGCGGCCATCGATTTTGACGAGCAGGCGGTTCGTCTGACGGCCGGTCGCCAGTCGCCGCATCGTGTGGCCGGCCTGTCCGATTCGAAACACCAGGAACCAGGCCGGACGCCGGCTGATGCGCCTGCCTCCGTGCCCAAGACGGCTTTGGATGAGACGGGCGGCGCAGGCCATTCCCCCTTCCAGACCACAGCGGAGATGCTCGCTGCCCGCGAGCAGGCGGCGCGTGAACACCTGACCCATGAACAGAGGGCCGCTGCCAGCATCCCGGCTAACGCGAGCACAATGTCAGGTGTCGCCGAGAATACCGAGAACCGGTCTCACCAGATTTCCGGGCTGGCGCAGGAGGTTCCCGGGCTGGCGCAAGGTCATCGGTCCGCTTTTGCCGAGGCTTTGGCCGAACTGAACGCGGAACCGGTTCAGCAACGTCGTCCGATCAAGCCGGAAGCGAAGCCCCGTGTCGCAGTGCCTCGGGCGTCGACGACACAGTCCTGGATGGATCGTTCGATCGACGGGGATGCGCTGGGGGAGTTGCATCAGGAGATCGGTCAGCTTCGCGAGTTATTCGAACGCCAGCTTTCCGTCATGGAGTGGCATCGGTATAGCGCGGCCCATCCACTCGAGCTGGAAACGCGGGAGCGCCTCCATAGCCTCGGTTTGCCGCAGAAGTTGGCGCGGGCTTTTGCCGAAAGTGCCGTGCGCAGCGAACCGGATCGTCCGCTCACGGCCGCACTACGGGCGATCGGCGAGCAGATCAGCATTCCGAATAGCGATCTTGTGCAGAGCGGCGGCATCTATGCGTTCGTCGGCCCGACCGGCGTCGGCAAGACGACGACGCTGGCCAAGTTGGCCGCCCAGGCGGTACTGGCTCACGGCCGCGATTCGATTGCTCTGATCACCACGGATCGCTTTCGGATCGGGGCCCAGGAGCAATTGCGCAACTATGCCCGTATCCTGAACATTCCGCTGCATGTTGCGCGGGACGAGCAGCACCTGGCAGAACTGCTTCCGGCGGTCGCTGATCGACATCTCGTGCTGATCGATACGGCAGGCATGTCGCCTCGGGATTTCCAGATGATGGACCTGCTCAAGAAGATGCCGGCCATCGATCGCCGACTGAAGCTCCTGCTGGTGCTTTCGGCCCAGGCGCAATATAGCGCCATGCAGGATGCGATCACCCGGTTCAAGGCGGTACCGCTGGCCGGCATGATTTTGACTAAACTCGATGAAACGCTTTCTCTCGGCAGTGCGCTGGCGGCGTTGGTTCAGAGTGGATTGCCCTTATGTTGCACCGGTACCGGACAGCGCGTTCCAGAGGACCTCTGGTATCCCACGGGCGCGGATCTGATTACGCAGGCGATCGAGCTCGGGCAGAACGAGGCCGAGGATGAAGAGCCTGAGTTTGCCCCGGTACGGCAGATGAGGGCGTGA
- the flhB gene encoding flagellar biosynthesis protein FlhB: MAENENGQEKTEEPSEKRLRESREKGQVARSRELNSLILTAGSAIIFLVLGGQMFSGMAGMMRQSFVMTRVEILDPATMFRHLGVAFSQAFLSFLPLFVATVVLAVLATLAVGGWNFSTQALAPQFNRLNPLPGFKRMFSLKSLVELLKTLAKFVLIGAIGIGLFLALEHDFVGLGMMSLHPAVARAGSLLAWAFLGLSMGLLIVALIDVPFQIYEHNKNLRMTRQEVRDEFKETEGKPEVKQKIRQMQHQMARRRMMEAVPTADVVITNPTHFSVALKYDPAVSDAPIVVAKGADELALTIRKIAKAHRVPLFEAPPLARSLFAHAELEQPIPTGLYTAVAQVLAYIFQLSANPGGVERPSPDVPADLQVGSDGRPVKNKDS, encoded by the coding sequence GTGGCTGAGAACGAGAACGGACAGGAAAAAACCGAAGAACCCTCCGAGAAACGACTCCGGGAATCCCGCGAGAAGGGCCAGGTCGCGCGATCCCGCGAGTTGAACTCCCTAATCCTCACGGCCGGGTCGGCGATCATCTTTCTCGTCCTGGGGGGGCAGATGTTTTCGGGGATGGCGGGGATGATGCGTCAATCCTTTGTCATGACGCGTGTCGAGATTCTGGATCCCGCAACGATGTTCCGGCATCTTGGGGTGGCGTTCAGTCAGGCTTTTCTGTCCTTTTTGCCGTTGTTCGTGGCTACGGTCGTACTCGCCGTGCTGGCCACCTTGGCCGTGGGCGGTTGGAATTTCTCCACACAGGCGCTGGCGCCGCAATTCAATCGGCTGAATCCCTTACCCGGGTTCAAACGCATGTTTTCCCTCAAGTCCCTGGTCGAACTGCTCAAGACGCTGGCCAAGTTCGTTCTGATCGGGGCCATCGGAATCGGTCTTTTCCTGGCCTTGGAGCATGATTTTGTCGGTCTCGGGATGATGAGTCTTCATCCGGCCGTCGCGCGGGCGGGCAGTCTGCTGGCCTGGGCTTTTCTGGGCCTGTCGATGGGGCTGCTGATCGTGGCCCTGATCGATGTACCTTTCCAGATTTACGAACATAACAAGAACTTGCGTATGACGCGTCAGGAAGTTCGTGATGAATTCAAGGAGACGGAAGGCAAGCCCGAGGTCAAGCAGAAGATCCGTCAGATGCAGCATCAGATGGCCCGGCGGCGCATGATGGAAGCGGTGCCGACCGCCGATGTGGTCATCACCAACCCGACCCACTTCTCCGTGGCGCTGAAATACGATCCCGCCGTCAGCGATGCGCCGATCGTGGTCGCCAAAGGGGCGGACGAGCTGGCACTGACCATCCGCAAAATCGCCAAGGCCCATCGTGTCCCGCTGTTCGAAGCACCACCATTGGCACGATCCTTGTTTGCACATGCCGAGCTGGAACAACCGATCCCCACGGGGTTGTACACGGCGGTGGCTCAAGTGCTGGCCTATATCTTCCAGCTGAGCGCCAACCCCGGTGGCGTCGAGCGTCCTTCGCCCGACGTGCCCGCAGACCTGCAGGTCGGTAGCGACGGCAGGCCCGTGAAAAACAAGGACTCTTAA
- a CDS encoding protein phosphatase CheZ, with product MDNAQRAANLANAQALVAALEADDESEISRCIAALAANQRSTVFEEVGRMTREVHEALMTFAEDERLNDLTKADMPDARDRLRYVITLTEQAANRTLTVVEAAQPIADRLTERSLRLRKQLAQVAGDEADNTRLVTVVSTVSEYLESILKNGEILKTQLNEVMMAQEFQDLSGQMLMRVIDLLEQLEKKLVGLLRVTGVPETRAKDTTTQEDLKQGVGPQMPGGGSDVAKSQDDVDDLLASLGF from the coding sequence ATGGACAACGCACAAAGAGCCGCCAATCTAGCCAATGCCCAGGCGCTGGTAGCTGCCCTGGAGGCTGACGACGAATCGGAAATCAGCCGTTGCATTGCCGCGTTGGCCGCGAATCAACGAAGCACCGTGTTCGAGGAAGTCGGACGAATGACCCGCGAAGTCCATGAGGCGCTCATGACCTTTGCGGAAGACGAGCGTCTGAACGATCTCACCAAGGCAGACATGCCCGACGCGCGGGATCGGCTCCGTTACGTGATCACCCTGACGGAGCAGGCAGCAAATCGTACCCTCACAGTGGTCGAGGCGGCGCAGCCGATTGCGGATCGCCTGACGGAGCGTTCGCTGCGGCTTCGCAAACAGCTGGCTCAAGTTGCAGGCGATGAAGCCGATAACACACGACTGGTTACTGTTGTCAGCACCGTGTCTGAGTATCTGGAGTCCATTCTCAAGAATGGCGAGATTCTGAAGACCCAGCTGAATGAAGTGATGATGGCTCAGGAGTTCCAGGATCTGTCCGGTCAGATGCTGATGCGCGTGATCGATCTGTTGGAACAGCTTGAGAAAAAACTGGTGGGATTGCTGCGTGTGACAGGTGTACCGGAGACGCGCGCCAAAGATACAACCACGCAAGAGGATCTTAAACAGGGGGTAGGACCACAGATGCCGGGCGGTGGGTCCGATGTCGCCAAATCGCAAGACGATGTGGACGATCTGCTGGCCAGTTTGGGGTTTTGA
- the cheY gene encoding chemotaxis response regulator CheY, with amino-acid sequence MDRNMKILVVDDFSTMRRIVKNLLKELGFTNIEEADDGATALPMLKQGNFDFLVTDWNMPGMTGIDLLKAVRADPALAHLPVLMVTAEAKREQIIMAAQAGVNGYVVKPFNGPTLKEKIDKIFERTSA; translated from the coding sequence ATGGATCGGAACATGAAAATCCTTGTGGTCGACGACTTCTCCACCATGCGGCGGATCGTCAAAAATCTCCTCAAGGAGTTGGGCTTCACAAACATTGAGGAAGCCGATGATGGCGCAACGGCATTGCCAATGCTCAAGCAGGGCAATTTCGATTTCCTCGTGACCGATTGGAACATGCCCGGCATGACTGGTATCGACCTGCTGAAGGCGGTGCGTGCCGATCCCGCGTTAGCCCACCTTCCGGTTTTGATGGTGACTGCCGAAGCCAAGCGGGAGCAGATCATCATGGCGGCCCAGGCCGGCGTGAACGGCTACGTCGTCAAGCCGTTCAACGGACCGACGCTCAAGGAAAAGATCGACAAGATCTTCGAGCGGACGAGCGCCTAG
- a CDS encoding chemotaxis protein CheA: protein MAFEPDNELLQDFLIEAGELLDALDTQLIGLEQAPSDKNLLNAIFRAFHTIKGGAGFLEVLPLVEVCHRAEDTFNLLRNGELTVTPALMDVMLRVLDALKGMFDSLRAGQLPPSVGPEFLKEIELLATSQSAAPASAPAAPEAPAPEPAAPVAENSVDDEFEKMLSDLDAAEKAQAPAASSSDASSETSDLITDEEFESLLDQLHGKGTFKPQIATAAPEPQIPADIAQGASEDITDEEFERVLDALYGKGQGPTAAPPKAQSAPPEATPVAKPVKPAAETVEKPAAKPAETNQAVPPAMDKPKTAAVAAGESAKGETTVRVDTERLDFIMNLVGELVLVRNRMNTLKLSFENEEVTQVIATLDMVTSDLQGAVMKTRMQPVKKVFGRFPRVVRDTARMLGKEVELVLEGEETDLDKNLVEALADPLIHLVRNSVDHGIEMPDVRIASGKPAQGTVILSAAQEGDHIRLSISDDGAGMDAEVLRRKSIEKGLLTEDAASRLTEQECFELILLPGFSTKEQISDISGRGVGMDVVKTAITRLSGLISIDSVLGVGTTINIKVPLTLAILPTLMVVVSGRKYAIPLGIVSEIFEMADKEINVVDGQATIIVRDRALPLYRLNHWLALPGETVTSRATSDLVVMVQVGAQLIALVVDSVIGQEEVVIKPLGELLHNVGGFAGATITGDGHIALILDLPGLMRRNISQRYKPKLKVVA, encoded by the coding sequence ATGGCATTTGAACCCGATAACGAATTGCTGCAGGATTTTTTGATTGAAGCCGGTGAGCTGCTGGATGCGCTCGATACCCAGCTGATCGGTTTGGAGCAGGCGCCTTCGGACAAGAACCTGCTGAATGCCATTTTCCGTGCCTTTCATACCATCAAGGGCGGGGCGGGCTTTCTCGAGGTGTTGCCACTCGTCGAAGTCTGCCACCGGGCAGAGGACACCTTCAATCTGCTGCGCAATGGCGAATTGACGGTCACGCCAGCATTGATGGATGTCATGTTGCGGGTGCTGGATGCACTCAAAGGCATGTTCGACTCATTGCGTGCCGGCCAGCTTCCGCCGTCCGTCGGGCCCGAGTTTCTCAAGGAAATCGAGTTGCTCGCTACATCCCAATCCGCAGCGCCTGCATCAGCCCCCGCCGCACCGGAAGCTCCGGCACCCGAACCTGCCGCGCCCGTCGCGGAAAACTCGGTCGATGATGAATTCGAAAAGATGCTGAGCGACCTTGATGCGGCCGAGAAGGCGCAGGCGCCTGCTGCATCATCGAGCGATGCCTCATCAGAGACCAGCGATCTCATCACGGATGAGGAGTTCGAGAGCCTGCTGGACCAGTTGCATGGCAAGGGAACGTTCAAGCCACAAATTGCCACGGCGGCCCCAGAGCCCCAGATCCCGGCCGATATTGCCCAAGGCGCCAGCGAAGACATTACCGACGAAGAGTTCGAGCGGGTGCTTGACGCCTTGTATGGCAAGGGCCAGGGCCCGACAGCGGCTCCGCCCAAAGCTCAGTCTGCGCCGCCAGAGGCAACACCGGTAGCGAAACCGGTCAAACCGGCGGCTGAAACAGTAGAGAAGCCCGCCGCAAAACCGGCTGAGACCAATCAGGCCGTGCCGCCAGCCATGGATAAGCCGAAGACCGCAGCCGTGGCTGCAGGCGAGAGTGCCAAGGGCGAGACTACCGTTCGGGTCGACACCGAACGACTGGATTTCATCATGAATCTGGTTGGTGAGCTCGTGCTGGTGCGCAACCGCATGAATACGCTCAAGCTGAGTTTCGAGAACGAGGAGGTCACCCAGGTCATCGCAACCCTGGATATGGTGACTTCCGACCTGCAGGGTGCGGTGATGAAAACGCGCATGCAGCCGGTCAAGAAAGTATTCGGTCGTTTCCCGCGCGTTGTCCGCGACACGGCGCGGATGTTGGGCAAGGAGGTCGAGCTTGTCCTGGAAGGTGAGGAAACCGATCTGGACAAAAATCTGGTGGAAGCATTGGCTGATCCGCTGATCCACCTGGTGCGTAACTCGGTCGATCACGGGATCGAAATGCCTGATGTGCGCATTGCAAGCGGTAAGCCTGCTCAGGGAACGGTGATCCTGTCAGCCGCTCAGGAGGGGGATCACATCCGTCTCTCGATCAGTGATGACGGTGCCGGTATGGATGCGGAGGTACTGCGTCGAAAATCAATCGAGAAGGGGTTGCTGACAGAAGATGCTGCATCTCGTTTGACCGAACAGGAGTGCTTCGAGCTCATTCTCTTGCCGGGCTTCTCGACGAAGGAGCAGATTTCCGATATCTCCGGCCGCGGCGTCGGAATGGATGTGGTGAAAACGGCCATTACTCGGCTATCCGGTCTGATCAGTATCGACTCCGTGCTCGGTGTCGGTACCACCATCAATATCAAGGTGCCATTGACACTGGCCATCTTGCCGACGCTCATGGTCGTCGTCAGTGGCCGCAAGTATGCGATTCCGCTGGGTATCGTCAGCGAGATCTTCGAAATGGCGGACAAGGAGATCAACGTGGTGGACGGACAGGCCACGATCATCGTGCGCGATCGTGCCTTGCCGTTGTATCGCCTGAATCACTGGTTGGCTCTGCCGGGCGAAACAGTCACGTCCCGGGCAACCAGCGACCTGGTCGTCATGGTTCAGGTCGGCGCGCAACTGATTGCGCTTGTCGTGGATTCGGTCATCGGTCAGGAAGAGGTCGTGATCAAGCCGCTGGGCGAGTTGCTGCACAACGTCGGTGGCTTTGCCGGCGCCACGATCACCGGCGATGGCCATATCGCGCTGATTCTCGATTTGCCCGGACTGATGCGTCGCAACATCAGTCAACGTTATAAACCCAAACTAAAGGTCGTTGCCTAG
- a CDS encoding MinD/ParA family protein, whose product MQNNPVRVIAVTSGKGGVGKTNVSVNLSVALARRGARVLMMDADLGLGNVDVLLGLKSHKNLSHVLAGEASLDDILIEGPEGVGVLPAASGIKHMAELSAAENTGLIHAFGALQRPVDVMVVDTAAGIADSVVRFSQAASDVIVVVCDEPASITDAYAMIKVLSRDHGVQRFQVVANMVRDAGEGRRLFEKLNMAAGRFLDVTLIHLGSVPFDDYLRRAIQRQKTVVQTFSSSRSSRAFFEIADQIGRWPAPKGVAGHLQFFIERLVQQSEPDMEVL is encoded by the coding sequence ATGCAGAACAATCCAGTCCGGGTCATCGCGGTAACCAGTGGCAAGGGCGGCGTCGGCAAGACCAATGTTTCGGTCAATCTGTCCGTCGCACTCGCCCGGCGGGGTGCGCGCGTCCTCATGATGGATGCGGATCTTGGCCTTGGCAACGTCGATGTCCTTCTGGGGCTGAAATCGCACAAGAACCTCAGCCACGTGCTGGCGGGCGAGGCCAGTCTCGACGACATCCTGATTGAAGGTCCCGAGGGCGTTGGTGTCCTGCCTGCCGCGAGCGGCATCAAGCATATGGCGGAATTGAGCGCGGCCGAAAACACCGGCCTGATCCACGCCTTCGGCGCCCTCCAGCGCCCGGTGGACGTGATGGTGGTTGACACGGCGGCGGGCATTGCCGATTCTGTGGTTCGTTTCTCGCAGGCCGCCAGCGACGTGATCGTCGTGGTCTGCGATGAGCCAGCTTCCATCACGGATGCCTACGCCATGATCAAGGTTCTTTCGCGCGATCATGGCGTTCAGCGTTTTCAGGTGGTGGCGAATATGGTCCGGGACGCGGGCGAAGGACGAAGATTGTTCGAAAAACTGAATATGGCTGCCGGCCGGTTCCTGGACGTCACCTTGATCCATTTGGGCTCGGTGCCGTTCGACGACTATCTGCGTCGCGCGATCCAGCGCCAGAAAACCGTCGTTCAGACCTTCAGCAGTTCCCGTTCGTCCCGCGCCTTCTTCGAGATTGCCGACCAGATCGGCCGCTGGCCTGCTCCCAAGGGCGTAGCGGGGCATCTGCAGTTCTTCATCGAGCGACTGGTCCAGCAATCCGAACCCGATATGGAAGTGTTGTAA
- a CDS encoding RNA polymerase sigma factor FliA: MNVRAMYTHVRTGGAESVVAEHAQLVKRIAFHLMNRLPDHIQAEDLIQAGMIGLLEAARLYDASQGASFETYAGIRIRGAMLDEVRRNDWAPRSVHRRHREIASAIHEIESSTGREAKDQEVCDLLGITLDEYFSALNDSIQVRLTPLDHMGDEQDETLDVPDHSDQPDTHLTNERFHEALAEHIAALPERERLVMSLYYVEEMNQKEIGAVIGVSESRVCQIQNKAILRLKASLKDWR, from the coding sequence ATGAACGTTCGCGCCATGTATACCCACGTTCGCACCGGCGGGGCCGAGTCCGTAGTGGCGGAACATGCGCAACTGGTCAAACGCATCGCATTTCACCTCATGAATCGTCTGCCGGATCATATCCAGGCAGAGGACCTGATCCAGGCAGGCATGATCGGTTTGCTGGAGGCGGCCCGTCTCTACGACGCAAGCCAGGGCGCCTCGTTCGAAACCTATGCCGGAATCCGGATTCGGGGGGCGATGCTCGATGAGGTGCGACGCAATGACTGGGCACCGCGTTCGGTACATCGCCGCCACCGGGAAATCGCTTCGGCCATTCACGAAATCGAATCCAGTACAGGGCGAGAGGCCAAGGACCAGGAGGTCTGCGATCTTCTGGGTATTACCCTCGACGAGTATTTTTCCGCGTTGAACGATTCGATACAGGTACGCCTGACCCCCCTCGATCACATGGGCGACGAGCAGGATGAAACGCTGGATGTACCGGACCATTCGGATCAACCCGACACCCATTTGACCAATGAGCGTTTTCACGAGGCGCTGGCCGAGCACATTGCGGCCTTGCCGGAACGGGAGCGACTCGTCATGTCGCTGTATTACGTTGAAGAAATGAATCAGAAGGAGATCGGTGCGGTGATTGGTGTGTCCGAATCACGGGTTTGCCAAATCCAGAACAAGGCAATTCTTCGTCTGAAAGCCTCATTGAAGGATTGGCGTTGA
- the flhA gene encoding flagellar biosynthesis protein FlhA produces MKAFLDTLDWRGIGKGVRAYRGQGIGPPLIIVMLLAMVIVPLPPLALDVLFTFNITLSLVILMVTIYVMRPLDFAVFPTVILMATLLRLALNVASTRVVLLHGQEGPGAAGHVINSFGEFVIGGNYAVGIVVFMILMLINFVVVTKGAGRVSEVSARFTLDALPGKQMAIDADLNAGIINQEQAKLRREEVAAEADFYGSMDGASKFVRGDAVAGILIVLINVLGGLLIGVLQHGLPFGQAAQTYVLLTIGDGLVATIPSLLISTATAIIVTRVASSQDMGKQVQTQMFSDPRVLGVAAGLMAGLGVVPGMPNVAFLTLAALAGAGAYLIARKNQEQVQAAEQAEQAPADKKPELKELTWDDVPPVDVIGLEVGYGLIPLVDRNQGGQLMPRIKGVRKKISQDLGFLVSPVHIRDNLDLKPGEYRISLNGVPMGMADIFADRDMAINPGQVSGPLQGVKTKDPAFGLEAYWIERNTREHAQALGYTVVDPATVIATHLSQILTENAADLFGYEEAQQLLDTLKEGAPKLVEDLVPKTLAMSVIVQVLRNLLEERLPIRDIRTIAETLARHGQHTQDVNQLTEVVRIALGRMIVQHINGLTPSLPVITLDPQLEQLLLGSTQRGAEAGQSTPGIEPGLAERLHQSLRDAAEKQEQAGLPAILLVAPQIRSWLARMVRYSIRQLHVLSYNEVPDNKDIKVVASVGNQRSMA; encoded by the coding sequence ATGAAGGCTTTCCTCGATACATTGGATTGGCGCGGCATCGGCAAAGGCGTCCGTGCCTACCGGGGGCAGGGCATCGGGCCGCCGCTGATCATCGTGATGTTGCTCGCGATGGTGATCGTGCCCTTGCCGCCGCTGGCCCTCGATGTCTTGTTCACCTTCAACATCACGCTGTCGCTCGTGATTCTCATGGTGACGATCTACGTGATGCGCCCGCTGGATTTCGCGGTGTTCCCCACCGTGATCCTGATGGCGACCCTGCTGCGCCTGGCCTTGAACGTGGCCTCGACCCGGGTTGTGCTGCTGCACGGTCAGGAGGGGCCGGGCGCTGCCGGTCATGTGATCAATTCCTTCGGCGAGTTCGTGATCGGCGGCAATTATGCGGTCGGTATCGTGGTGTTCATGATCCTCATGCTGATCAACTTCGTGGTGGTCACCAAGGGTGCCGGCCGGGTGTCGGAAGTCTCCGCCCGTTTTACCCTGGATGCCTTGCCCGGCAAACAGATGGCCATCGACGCCGACTTGAACGCCGGCATCATCAATCAGGAGCAGGCGAAGCTGCGGCGCGAGGAAGTGGCCGCCGAAGCGGACTTCTACGGGTCCATGGACGGTGCCAGCAAGTTCGTGCGCGGCGATGCGGTTGCCGGCATTCTGATCGTGCTGATCAACGTGCTGGGCGGTCTGTTGATCGGGGTGCTGCAGCACGGTCTGCCGTTCGGTCAGGCGGCCCAGACCTACGTACTGCTGACCATCGGTGACGGACTGGTCGCGACCATTCCCTCCCTGCTGATCTCCACGGCGACAGCGATCATCGTCACTCGGGTCGCCTCATCCCAGGACATGGGCAAGCAGGTCCAGACCCAGATGTTTTCCGATCCTCGCGTACTGGGGGTCGCCGCCGGTCTGATGGCGGGTCTGGGTGTGGTGCCCGGCATGCCGAACGTCGCCTTTTTGACGCTTGCCGCACTCGCGGGGGCCGGTGCTTATCTCATCGCCCGCAAGAATCAGGAGCAGGTCCAGGCCGCCGAGCAGGCCGAACAGGCGCCGGCGGACAAGAAACCCGAACTGAAGGAACTGACCTGGGACGATGTTCCGCCGGTCGATGTCATCGGGCTGGAGGTCGGTTATGGCCTGATTCCCTTGGTGGATCGGAACCAGGGGGGGCAACTCATGCCGCGCATCAAGGGCGTCCGCAAGAAAATTTCCCAGGATCTCGGGTTTCTGGTCTCTCCCGTGCATATCCGGGACAACCTGGATCTCAAGCCGGGCGAGTACCGGATCAGCCTGAATGGCGTCCCCATGGGGATGGCCGATATTTTTGCGGACCGGGACATGGCCATCAACCCCGGCCAGGTTTCCGGACCGTTGCAGGGCGTCAAGACGAAAGATCCCGCTTTCGGGCTCGAAGCATACTGGATCGAGCGCAATACCCGCGAACACGCGCAGGCCCTGGGGTATACCGTGGTGGATCCCGCCACGGTCATCGCCACGCATCTCTCGCAGATTCTCACGGAGAACGCGGCGGACCTGTTCGGTTACGAAGAGGCGCAGCAGCTACTCGATACCCTGAAGGAAGGGGCGCCGAAACTGGTCGAGGATCTGGTGCCCAAGACGCTCGCCATGAGCGTTATTGTCCAGGTTCTGCGCAATCTGCTTGAGGAGCGCCTCCCGATCCGGGATATCCGCACGATTGCCGAGACGCTCGCGCGGCACGGTCAGCATACCCAGGATGTGAACCAGCTGACCGAGGTCGTCCGTATCGCCCTGGGTCGAATGATCGTTCAGCACATCAACGGGCTGACCCCCAGCCTGCCGGTCATTACGCTGGATCCACAGTTGGAACAACTCTTGCTTGGTTCTACCCAGCGCGGGGCGGAAGCCGGCCAGTCGACACCGGGCATCGAGCCGGGGTTGGCCGAGCGGTTGCATCAGTCCTTGCGGGACGCCGCCGAAAAGCAGGAGCAGGCCGGGCTGCCCGCCATCCTGCTGGTAGCCCCGCAAATCCGCAGCTGGTTGGCTCGGATGGTTCGGTACTCGATTCGCCAGCTGCATGTATTGAGCTACAACGAAGTACCGGACAACAAGGATATCAAGGTGGTTGCCAGTGTCGGCAATCAACGCAGCATGGCGTGA
- the fliQ gene encoding flagellar biosynthesis protein FliQ: MTADTVLELTRQAMIVILLLAMPILLTALVVGLLVGMFQAATQINEMTLSFIPKLFAVVVAILIAGPWMLHTLVDFTTSLFHRIPGLIG; the protein is encoded by the coding sequence ATGACCGCAGATACGGTACTTGAACTGACCCGCCAGGCGATGATCGTCATCCTGCTTCTCGCGATGCCGATTCTGCTGACGGCACTGGTGGTGGGTCTGTTGGTGGGCATGTTCCAGGCGGCGACCCAAATCAACGAAATGACGCTGAGCTTCATTCCGAAGCTGTTTGCCGTCGTGGTGGCCATCCTGATCGCGGGCCCCTGGATGCTGCACACCCTGGTGGATTTCACGACGAGTCTCTTTCATCGAATACCCGGCCTGATCGGCTGA
- the fliR gene encoding flagellar biosynthetic protein FliR, with protein sequence MTLSLAQIMGWVGAYFWVLIRVAAMLMVAPLFGARGVPRRWRALAAMVISLVIAPTLPAMPAVDPLSVPGVLLVGQQILIGVAMGFLLGMVISSFVMAGETIAMGMGLGFAQTVDPQNGVSVPLISQFLTIVATLLFIALDGPAMIVKMLADSFAWLPVAPVGLTALDFWRIVGFGQAMFVNALLIGLPVITSLLMVNMAMGVITRAAPQLNIFSIGFPATLLIGFFLLLVTSPTWLPNLEHFLQQTLLFIGDLLRHGRG encoded by the coding sequence ATGACGCTCTCCCTCGCTCAAATCATGGGATGGGTCGGCGCGTATTTCTGGGTGCTGATCCGTGTGGCGGCCATGCTGATGGTGGCGCCGCTGTTCGGTGCCCGGGGCGTGCCGCGACGCTGGCGTGCCCTCGCCGCCATGGTCATCAGTCTGGTGATCGCGCCGACCTTGCCTGCGATGCCCGCCGTCGATCCTTTATCCGTGCCGGGGGTTCTGCTGGTGGGGCAACAGATTCTCATCGGCGTGGCGATGGGCTTCCTGCTGGGCATGGTGATCAGTTCGTTCGTCATGGCAGGCGAGACCATAGCCATGGGGATGGGACTCGGGTTCGCTCAGACGGTGGATCCGCAGAACGGTGTCAGTGTTCCGCTGATCTCGCAATTCCTGACGATCGTGGCGACCTTGCTGTTCATTGCCCTGGATGGGCCCGCCATGATCGTCAAAATGTTGGCTGATTCGTTCGCCTGGTTGCCGGTTGCCCCGGTGGGCCTGACGGCACTGGATTTCTGGCGTATCGTCGGTTTCGGGCAGGCCATGTTCGTGAATGCGCTGCTGATCGGCCTGCCGGTCATCACCAGCCTGCTGATGGTGAACATGGCCATGGGTGTCATCACGCGCGCGGCGCCCCAGCTCAACATTTTTTCCATCGGTTTTCCCGCGACGCTCCTGATCGGTTTCTTTCTCCTGCTGGTCACCAGTCCGACCTGGTTGCCCAATCTGGAACACTTCCTGCAACAGACCTTGCTATTCATTGGCGATCTGTTGAGACACGGGCGTGGCTGA